The genomic interval GGGCTCATACACACAACGGAGCGATTGGACACCTGCGGGAAAAAATTTCTTGTTGGACTACTCCAGGCCGGCCATTTCGCTGCGCAAACGCTGCAGGACCCGGGCTCTCGCCTTGTAGACCGCCCATTTGGAAACCTTCATTTCGTCGGCCACATCGGCGACTTCGCGTCCCAGAACGGACGATTCCCAAAACATCCGCCACGTTCGGGGGTCAAAGGATTCTCGCAACCATTGCAGGACACGGTGTTTGGCGGTTGCGATTTCGGCCGACGGGTCCGTCGGTGGCTCCGTGGCATCCAGCAGGTTTTCGCCGAGTGAATCAACCTGCAGATCGCCTGCAATGTTTTGCATGGCCAGCATCGCATCGGTGCCGCCGGTGGCGCGCTCGTGATGGGCGTCACGTTGTTGGTCACGCATTTTGTTGCGGGCAATGGTCCACAGCCAGCCGCGGAATGTTGCTCCGTCGCGATCGTGATCGAAACGCAAGATGGATCGGGCGACGGCGGCAAAGGTGTCTTGCATCACATCGGCGGCGTCAGCTGGCTGGCAGCCGCAACGTCGAGCCCAGCCGTAGACGATTGGCCCGTAGACGCTGGCGATTTGGTGCCAGCCGTCGGAGTCTCCGGCGCGAGCGCGTTGCAGCAAGGACTCGGACGTGGAAGGCTCGCTGTAGTGGTCGGCTGGAGACATGCGAAGCTGATGCGGTGTGCAGTTGGACGGACGGGTGCCAGATGGGGGAACGAAGGGAGCGTCCCAGTGGTCTGGGACAGCTAGAAGTTAGGGTTTGCCGTAGTGGATCTTGATAAAGATCCCACCGCTACAGGATCTTTAACAAGATCCACTACGCTAAAAATAAGTTGTCCCAGACCACTAGTGCATCGTCCAGTCTTGGAACGTGGGTTTGATAAATGAGCCGTTTTGGCGTTAGCCACGGTTTTCGCGACTCAACCGTGGCTAACGCCAAAACGGCTAACCCCAAAATCAAGACTGGACGATGCACTAGTAACAGCTTAGACACTTGCGCGACCGACGTGTCGACGTCGGAAATGCAGCGGCGTTTCGCCGACATGCTTTTTGAATTGCTGCGTGAAGGCGCTTTGGTCACAGAAACCGAACTCGGCTGCGATATCGCCGACGCTGCGATCACTGCTCAGCAGGACGTCACTGGCGGCTTTGATTCGCGTTTTCGCCAAAAACTCTTGGGCGCTCATCCCAAAGAGTTCGATGAAGCGGCGGTGGAGTTGACGCGCCGAGACACCTGACAGTTCAGCCAACTCATTGACAGTGATCTTTCGTCGGTGATTCTCTCGGATGTACTTGACGACTTGATCGATCTGAGAAAACGTCTGGATTTCCTTGCGGTTTCCTTCGTAGCTGCGGACGGTCCCCATGACCCCGATGACCGTTCCTCGCGAATCTCGGATCGGCAGTTTCGTGGTGACAAACCAATCCAACAGACGGTGTTCCGTGTACCAGATCTCGATTCGATTGATCAACGGCTGGCCGGTTTGCAATACATTCCGATCGTCCTTGACGAATGTGTCGGCGATGTGCGCGGGGAAATACTGGTAGTCCGTGGTGCCGATGATGTCCTGTTCTTTTTTGAGCCCCAGTCGGCGCAGGATGGCGGTGCTGGCTCCAAGCAAACGGCTCTGATCATCCTTGAAAAAGAAATAAACGTCGGGCAGATGCTCGAACAGCAGATGAAACTGTTGTGACGGTCCGACTCGCTGTAAGAACTCTTGCTGGAGACGCAGCGGATTGCCAGTGGGAGGGTTTGCGGTGTCGGTCATCGAATCAGCTGGAAAAAAACGCATGTCTGACTTTCAACAGAACAGTAGCTTAACGGCGAGGTTGCTGTAGGCATAGTTGGGGAAGATTGCGGACACACCAAGTCGTGACGTCCTCAGAACATGCGTCCGATAAGTCCTGAATGGGGAGCCGTTTCGCGGCGCGTAGGAATCTGGGCGGGGGCGGCGTTGTCGCGTACACTGACGGCTCGATTTCCCACCAAGCTTTCTCCCTCCCCTCCTACGTCCGAGAGAATCCGTGATGCGACTGGTTCGAATTTCTATTCCCGCGATTTGTGGTTTGTGCCTCTGCTTGTTCGCACTGGGGCTTAAAACGGGCGACGATCCGGGGGAACGTGTTGCCGTGTATGCGAACTCGTTTTTGGAGTCCTTGACCGAAGATCAAAAGAAGATCGCCGTGATGCCCTATGATTCAGAACAACGCGTCGACTGGCACTTTATCCCCAAAAAGACTCGCAAGGGACTTGTGCTTCGCGAGATGAACGTTGCCCAGCGTACCGCCGCGTTGCGACTGGTGCGTTCAACGCTCAGCGAAGCCGGATACGACAAGGCCAGCAAGATCATGTTGTTGGAAGGCGTATTGAGAGAACTGGAGGGCAAAGGTCGAACTTGGGAACGCGACCCGGAAAAGTATTTCGTGACAATCTTTGGCACGCCCGGCGATGCCGAGCCGTGGGGCCTGAGTTTCGAAGGTCACCACATGTCGCTCAACTTCAGTTTCCGTGACGGCAAGATCGCCGATTC from Stieleria varia carries:
- a CDS encoding RNA polymerase sigma factor, giving the protein MSPADHYSEPSTSESLLQRARAGDSDGWHQIASVYGPIVYGWARRCGCQPADAADVMQDTFAAVARSILRFDHDRDGATFRGWLWTIARNKMRDQQRDAHHERATGGTDAMLAMQNIAGDLQVDSLGENLLDATEPPTDPSAEIATAKHRVLQWLRESFDPRTWRMFWESSVLGREVADVADEMKVSKWAVYKARARVLQRLRSEMAGLE
- a CDS encoding AraC family transcriptional regulator; translated protein: MTDTANPPTGNPLRLQQEFLQRVGPSQQFHLLFEHLPDVYFFFKDDQSRLLGASTAILRRLGLKKEQDIIGTTDYQYFPAHIADTFVKDDRNVLQTGQPLINRIEIWYTEHRLLDWFVTTKLPIRDSRGTVIGVMGTVRSYEGNRKEIQTFSQIDQVVKYIRENHRRKITVNELAELSGVSARQLHRRFIELFGMSAQEFLAKTRIKAASDVLLSSDRSVGDIAAEFGFCDQSAFTQQFKKHVGETPLHFRRRHVGRASV